A genomic stretch from Corynebacterium sp. 21KM1197 includes:
- a CDS encoding DeoR/GlpR family DNA-binding transcription regulator, whose protein sequence is MEHPVGGPEARQAAILEYLAATATGTARLDALAERFEVSAMTMHRDLDALAQQGSVERVRGGVRRLAMPLVERDVAVRRAANAETKTALARRVRELLSPGEVLALDDSTTVGAIAPLLPAVNPAAIITHSLSLLGVFSRTMPGTALIGLGGRYVPTTDSFLGTATCQQMAGLSADVSLISTTSVRSGALYHPDEEAARTKTACVRVGQRRILVCDSTKAGAPGVHRVADLTEFDEIVVDSHVDDETLARMEASGARLHLVAAPRPVAAETRERTTP, encoded by the coding sequence ATGGAGCACCCCGTAGGAGGGCCCGAGGCCCGGCAGGCGGCGATCCTGGAATACCTGGCCGCCACCGCCACGGGCACCGCCAGGCTGGATGCCCTGGCCGAGCGCTTCGAGGTCAGCGCCATGACCATGCACCGCGACCTCGACGCCCTGGCGCAGCAGGGGAGCGTGGAAAGGGTGCGCGGCGGGGTGCGTCGATTAGCAATGCCCCTGGTGGAGCGCGATGTGGCGGTGCGACGCGCCGCCAACGCGGAGACCAAGACCGCGCTGGCGCGGCGAGTGCGGGAACTGCTGAGCCCCGGCGAGGTACTGGCGCTCGATGACTCGACCACGGTGGGGGCGATAGCCCCGCTGCTACCGGCGGTGAATCCGGCGGCGATCATCACGCACTCCCTCTCCCTGCTCGGCGTGTTCTCGCGCACCATGCCGGGCACCGCGCTCATCGGGCTGGGCGGGAGGTACGTGCCCACCACTGATTCCTTCCTGGGCACCGCCACCTGCCAGCAGATGGCCGGGCTGAGCGCGGACGTATCCCTTATCTCCACCACCAGCGTGCGCTCGGGGGCGCTCTATCACCCCGATGAGGAGGCCGCGCGCACCAAAACTGCCTGCGTGCGGGTGGGGCAACGGCGGATACTGGTGTGCGACTCCACCAAGGCCGGTGCCCCCGGCGTGCATCGCGTGGCGGATTTGACAGAATTTGATGAGATCGTGGTGGACTCCCACGTTGATGATGAGACCCTGGCCCGCATGGAGGCCAGCGGGGCGCGCCTGCACCTGGTGGCCGCACCCCGGCCGGTGGCGGCGGAAACCCGAGAAAGGACAACCCCATGA
- a CDS encoding RbtT/DalT/CsbX family MFS transporter, with amino-acid sequence MPPSPTPPTPPAPQPQGLLERLHIPRPLIWGFVGLTIFMIGDGVETNILEPFLSDEHGFNVSSAGKLVTVYGVAVAIAAFFAAALSDLLGPRKVMILGAVTWVVFQLGFLCLALTTDNTALIYLFYGLRGFGYPLFAYGFLVWITATAPAHQLASGVGWFYVAFSAGLPTLGALTATISMSLFDLTYYQTLWVSLVLVLIGSLVVFLGVQEQRGRGPLVENASDVGATLSRGFALLFRDRRARFVAYIRTINSIPTYAMAVFFPAYFHDDLNWPRSWFLILTAVIYAVNLPFNPIYGRVGDRFGWWRTMIWAGPVCCTITLGLVYFTPMIALNSGLDDRTAFGLTLVAGALFGIALAGYVPLSPIAVALDPKHPGAAMSAYNLGVGGAVAMGPLLVAIFHPLIGATGLILLMMGLFVLAGLMCLAFKGLQPGFDGVPATASLTD; translated from the coding sequence ATGCCACCTTCCCCCACGCCACCCACTCCCCCCGCACCACAGCCCCAGGGCCTCCTGGAACGCCTGCACATTCCCCGGCCCCTGATCTGGGGCTTTGTGGGCCTGACCATCTTCATGATCGGTGACGGCGTAGAAACCAATATCCTGGAGCCCTTCCTCAGCGATGAGCACGGCTTCAACGTCAGTTCCGCCGGAAAACTGGTCACGGTGTACGGCGTGGCGGTGGCCATCGCCGCGTTCTTCGCCGCCGCGCTCTCCGATCTCCTGGGGCCGCGCAAGGTCATGATCCTCGGCGCGGTCACCTGGGTGGTATTCCAACTGGGCTTCCTCTGCCTGGCGCTCACCACGGATAACACCGCCTTGATCTACCTCTTCTACGGCCTGCGCGGCTTCGGCTACCCACTCTTTGCCTATGGCTTCCTGGTGTGGATCACCGCCACCGCGCCCGCCCATCAGCTGGCCAGCGGCGTCGGCTGGTTCTACGTGGCCTTTTCCGCCGGCCTGCCCACCCTGGGCGCGCTTACCGCCACGATCTCCATGAGCCTCTTCGATCTCACCTATTACCAAACGCTCTGGGTCTCCCTAGTGCTCGTGCTCATCGGCTCCCTCGTGGTCTTTCTCGGCGTGCAGGAGCAGCGCGGGCGCGGCCCCCTGGTGGAGAACGCCTCCGACGTCGGTGCCACCCTCTCCCGGGGATTCGCCCTGCTCTTCCGCGACCGTCGGGCGCGATTCGTGGCCTATATCCGCACGATCAATTCCATTCCCACCTACGCGATGGCGGTGTTCTTCCCCGCCTACTTCCACGATGATCTGAACTGGCCCCGCTCCTGGTTCCTCATTCTCACCGCCGTGATCTACGCGGTGAACCTCCCCTTCAACCCCATCTACGGCCGCGTGGGCGATCGCTTTGGCTGGTGGCGCACCATGATCTGGGCCGGGCCGGTGTGCTGCACCATCACCCTGGGGCTGGTGTACTTCACCCCGATGATCGCCCTCAATAGCGGCCTGGACGATCGCACCGCCTTTGGCCTCACCCTGGTGGCGGGCGCGCTCTTTGGCATCGCGCTGGCCGGGTACGTGCCGCTCTCCCCCATCGCCGTGGCCCTTGATCCCAAGCACCCCGGCGCGGCCATGTCCGCCTATAACCTCGGCGTGGGCGGCGCGGTGGCAATGGGCCCGCTGCTGGTGGCCATCTTCCACCCGCTGATCGGGGCCACCGGCCTGATCCTGCTCATGATGGGCCTCTTTGTGCTGGCAGGCCTCATGTGCCTGGCGTTCAAGGGCCTGCAACCCGGCTTCGATGGCGTTCCCGCCACGGCCTCCCTGACCGATTAA
- a CDS encoding mannitol dehydrogenase family protein, whose translation MSLPHLGTATLDSLDSPEVTLPAYDRSRVTPGIVHIGVGGFHRAHQARYLDDLMNTGQALDFGIVGMGVMPSDSRMRDALASQDYLYTLVEKAPSGKQHARVIGSIIDYVFAPEDPRAAVARLVDPAIRIVSLTVTEGGYALDTNPHVAADVAALRAGNTEELRTFFGLITAALMEHRRRENTPFTIMSCDNIQGNGEMAREMFLRFAAQVDEDLADWIKQRVAFPNSMVDRITPETTEADHAEVAERYGYTDAWPVVCEDFTQWVLEDSFSAERPAYEEAGVQVVADVVPYELMKLRLLNASHQGLCYFGYLAGHRLVHDVVRDEAFSRFLLAYMEQEATPSLRPLPGVDLEAYRHRLIARFGNEAVKDTVARLCAESSDRIPKWLIPVIRENLAAGRPVELSAAIVASWARYAEGTDEQGQPITVVDRLAEPLQEHAAKNREDILAFLRYSEVFGDLIDQPAFTEPYAATLRSLHERGAQATVEAL comes from the coding sequence ATGTCCCTCCCGCACCTTGGCACCGCCACCCTGGATAGCCTCGATTCCCCCGAGGTCACCCTGCCCGCCTATGACCGCTCCCGGGTCACCCCCGGGATCGTGCACATCGGCGTGGGTGGCTTTCACCGCGCCCACCAGGCCCGGTACCTCGATGACCTCATGAACACCGGCCAGGCCCTGGACTTTGGCATCGTGGGCATGGGCGTCATGCCCTCCGATTCCCGCATGCGCGACGCCCTGGCCAGCCAGGATTACCTGTACACCCTGGTGGAAAAGGCCCCCTCGGGCAAGCAGCACGCCCGCGTGATCGGCTCCATCATCGACTACGTCTTTGCCCCCGAGGACCCCCGCGCCGCCGTGGCCCGCCTGGTGGACCCCGCCATTCGCATCGTCTCCCTCACCGTCACCGAGGGCGGCTACGCCCTGGATACCAATCCTCACGTGGCGGCGGACGTGGCCGCCCTGCGCGCCGGAAATACGGAGGAACTGCGCACGTTCTTTGGCCTCATCACCGCCGCGCTGATGGAGCACCGCCGCCGGGAAAACACCCCTTTTACCATCATGAGCTGCGATAATATCCAGGGCAACGGGGAGATGGCGCGGGAGATGTTCCTGCGCTTTGCCGCCCAGGTGGACGAGGACCTAGCCGATTGGATCAAACAGCGCGTGGCCTTCCCCAACTCGATGGTGGATCGCATTACCCCGGAGACCACGGAGGCCGACCACGCCGAGGTGGCCGAGCGCTATGGCTATACCGACGCCTGGCCCGTGGTGTGCGAGGACTTCACCCAGTGGGTGCTGGAGGATTCCTTCAGCGCCGAGCGCCCCGCCTATGAGGAGGCCGGGGTGCAGGTGGTGGCGGACGTGGTGCCCTATGAGTTGATGAAGCTGCGCCTGCTCAACGCCTCCCACCAGGGCCTGTGTTACTTCGGCTACCTCGCCGGGCACCGGCTGGTGCATGACGTGGTGCGCGATGAAGCCTTTTCCCGCTTCCTGCTCGCCTACATGGAACAGGAGGCCACCCCCTCGCTGCGTCCGCTGCCGGGCGTGGACCTAGAGGCGTACCGCCACCGGCTGATCGCCCGCTTTGGCAACGAGGCCGTCAAGGACACCGTGGCGCGCCTGTGCGCGGAGTCCTCCGATCGCATTCCCAAGTGGCTGATCCCGGTGATCCGGGAAAACCTCGCCGCGGGCCGCCCGGTGGAACTCAGCGCCGCCATCGTGGCCAGTTGGGCGCGCTACGCCGAGGGTACCGACGAGCAGGGCCAACCGATCACCGTGGTGGATCGTCTGGCGGAGCCGCTTCAGGAGCACGCCGCGAAGAACCGTGAGGATATTCTGGCATTCCTGCGCTATAGCGAGGTCTTTGGCGATCTCATCGACCAGCCCGCCTTCACCGAACCCTACGCCGCCACGCTGCGCTCCCTGCACGAGCGCGGCGCGCAGGCCACCGTGGAGGCCCTTTAG
- a CDS encoding FAD-dependent oxidoreductase — protein MSTLDLDVVIIGFGKAGKTIAMKRGQAGDRVAIVEQSPQMYGGTCINIGCVPTKALLTDAHRHHRSGDTDHAAALGQAQRRRNDLTARLNEANKQLALGSDVMLIDGHATFTGERTVEVTGGEEHLTITAETVVINTGAVPVRPGIPGIDLGRVLDSTQVQRVPEYPQRLAVVGGGPIGLEFATMFAQFGTQVTVLDGAQTFLGRYDRDIAQAVRGDLEEQGIQIISGARVEEFRAGSASVIVRHGGGEVEADYALVAIGRRPATEGLGLDKAGIATTERGAIEVDEHLRTSVPGVYAVGDVTGGPQFTYISYDDHRVILDHRWGDGERSTQGRVYPTTTFVQPPLAQIGMGEDEAREDTQRRGHTLEVKAQDIKDIAIMPRPKILGQPQGRAKFLVDKEDDRILGATLYCVDSQELINTVAVAMRHGVAASELGAGIYTHPSSSEVLNALLG, from the coding sequence ATGAGCACTCTTGATCTGGACGTTGTGATTATCGGCTTTGGCAAGGCCGGAAAGACCATTGCCATGAAGCGAGGCCAGGCGGGAGATCGCGTGGCCATCGTGGAGCAATCGCCGCAGATGTACGGCGGCACCTGCATCAACATCGGGTGCGTGCCCACCAAGGCGCTGCTGACCGACGCCCACCGCCACCACCGCTCCGGGGACACCGATCACGCGGCGGCCCTGGGGCAGGCGCAGCGGCGCCGGAACGATCTTACCGCCCGGCTCAACGAGGCAAACAAGCAACTAGCCCTGGGCAGCGACGTCATGCTTATCGACGGCCACGCGACCTTCACCGGGGAGCGCACCGTGGAGGTCACCGGCGGGGAGGAACACCTGACCATCACGGCGGAGACCGTGGTGATCAATACCGGCGCGGTGCCGGTGCGGCCGGGAATCCCCGGCATAGACCTGGGACGAGTGCTGGACTCCACCCAGGTGCAGCGGGTGCCCGAGTACCCGCAGCGCCTGGCGGTGGTGGGCGGCGGGCCGATCGGCCTGGAGTTTGCCACGATGTTTGCGCAGTTTGGCACCCAGGTAACGGTGCTCGACGGGGCGCAGACCTTCCTGGGCCGCTACGACCGGGACATTGCCCAAGCCGTGCGGGGGGATCTGGAGGAGCAGGGGATCCAGATCATCAGCGGGGCGCGGGTGGAGGAGTTCCGCGCCGGGTCCGCGAGCGTGATCGTGCGGCATGGCGGCGGCGAGGTGGAGGCGGATTACGCCCTGGTGGCCATCGGCCGCCGTCCGGCCACCGAGGGGCTGGGCCTGGATAAGGCCGGGATTGCCACCACCGAGCGCGGCGCGATCGAGGTGGACGAGCACCTGCGTACCAGCGTTCCGGGTGTGTACGCGGTGGGTGATGTGACGGGTGGCCCGCAGTTTACGTACATCTCCTATGACGATCACCGGGTGATCCTGGATCATCGCTGGGGTGACGGTGAGCGCAGCACTCAGGGCAGGGTATATCCCACCACCACCTTTGTGCAGCCGCCCCTGGCGCAGATCGGCATGGGGGAGGACGAGGCCCGCGAGGATACCCAGCGCCGGGGTCATACCCTGGAGGTGAAGGCACAAGATATTAAGGACATTGCGATCATGCCCCGGCCCAAGATCCTGGGCCAGCCGCAGGGACGGGCGAAGTTCCTGGTGGATAAGGAGGATGATCGTATCCTGGGCGCTACCCTGTACTGCGTGGACTCCCAGGAACTCATCAACACCGTGGCGGTGGCCATGCGGCACGGCGTGGCGGCCTCGGAGCTGGGGGCGGGGATCTATACCCACCCCAGCAGCTCCGAGGTGTTGAACGCCCTGCTGGGCTAA
- the ileS gene encoding isoleucine--tRNA ligase: protein MAESAENQQNKVGSVYPKVDLTGGSTRFPDMEQQVLAYWKEDDTFQESLRRREGCPEYVFYDGPPFANGLPHYGHLLTGYVKDIVPRFKTMRGYHVPRVFGWDTHGLPAELEAEKQLGIKDKGEIEAMGLAKFNEYCASSVLRYTEEWKQYVTRQARWVDFDNGYKTMDLSYMESVIWAFKQLYDKGLVYQGFRVLPYSWAEHTPLSNQETRLDDSYKERQDPTLTVTMPIIGAKPGTRGEATLEAHPHLREAAAIAWTTTPWTLPSNMALAVNPTVNYVLVRVGEQGAEGFAGAALLLAENLQGAYAKELGEDAEVLGTYAGADLVGLTYKPIFEHFADKADEGAFRILAAEYVTTEDGTGIVHQAPAFGEDDMNTCQAENIPMVLPVDMDGKFTSLVPEYEGQLVFDANKNIIKDLKATGRVLRHQTIVHSYPHSWRSGEPLIYMALPSWFVSVTKIRERMVELNHEGIEWMPEHVRDGQFGKWLEGARDWNISRSRYWGSPIPVWVSDSDEYPRVDVYGSLDELERDFGVRPTSLHRPYIDELTRPNPDDPTGKSTMRRVPDVLDVWFDSGSMPFAQFHYPFENKEWFESHAPADFIVEYIGQTRGWFYLLHVLSTGLFDRPAFKKVVAHGIVLGDDGLKMSKSKGNYPDVNEVFDRDGSDAMRWFLMSSPILRGGNLIVTERGIREGVRQALLPLWNAYSFLQLYSSRPAQWSVESTDVLDRYILAKLHDVVAGVESALDATDIASACDQVRWFCDALTNWYVRRSRERFWAGDDAHPEAFNTLYTVLETITRVAAPLLPYASEVIWRGLTGERSVHLTDYPQAADFPANADLVAAMDAVRGVCSAASSVRKAHKLRNRLPLPSLTVAMPGADSLAEFAAIIRDEVNVKDVILSDDVDAVGRFEVVVNAKVAGPRLGRDVQRVIKAVKAGSYERVGETVVADGVELTAEEFTERLVAAHPESTARIDGLGGLVSLDMEVTEELEAEGWAADVIRGLQDARKAEDFAVSDRISVVLSVPEEKREWAARHRDLIAGEVLATALDITTEALGEGAHEVVKGVRATVMLNN, encoded by the coding sequence GTGGCCGAGAGCGCCGAGAATCAGCAGAACAAGGTGGGGTCGGTGTACCCCAAGGTGGACCTCACGGGGGGCTCTACCCGCTTCCCCGATATGGAGCAGCAGGTGCTGGCCTATTGGAAGGAAGATGACACCTTTCAGGAATCGCTGCGCCGCCGCGAGGGCTGCCCGGAGTACGTCTTTTACGATGGCCCTCCCTTTGCCAACGGCCTGCCGCACTACGGCCACCTGCTCACCGGTTACGTGAAGGACATCGTGCCCCGTTTTAAGACCATGCGCGGCTACCACGTGCCCCGCGTGTTCGGCTGGGATACCCATGGCCTGCCCGCCGAGTTGGAGGCGGAAAAGCAGCTGGGAATCAAGGATAAGGGCGAGATCGAGGCGATGGGCCTGGCCAAGTTCAACGAGTACTGCGCCTCCTCGGTACTGCGCTACACGGAGGAATGGAAGCAGTACGTCACCCGCCAGGCGCGCTGGGTGGACTTTGATAATGGCTACAAGACGATGGACCTCTCCTACATGGAGTCCGTGATCTGGGCCTTCAAGCAGCTCTATGACAAGGGCCTGGTGTACCAGGGCTTCCGCGTGCTGCCGTATTCCTGGGCGGAGCATACCCCGCTGTCCAATCAGGAGACGCGCCTGGACGATTCCTATAAGGAGCGCCAGGACCCCACCCTCACGGTGACCATGCCGATCATCGGGGCCAAGCCCGGCACCCGGGGCGAGGCCACCCTGGAGGCGCACCCGCACCTGCGCGAGGCCGCCGCGATCGCCTGGACCACCACCCCCTGGACGCTGCCCTCGAACATGGCGCTGGCGGTGAATCCCACGGTGAATTACGTGCTGGTGCGCGTGGGGGAGCAGGGTGCGGAGGGCTTTGCCGGGGCCGCGCTGCTGCTGGCGGAAAACCTCCAGGGCGCCTATGCCAAGGAATTGGGCGAGGACGCCGAGGTGCTGGGCACCTACGCCGGTGCGGATCTGGTGGGGCTGACCTATAAGCCGATCTTTGAGCACTTTGCGGATAAGGCCGATGAGGGGGCGTTCCGCATTCTGGCGGCGGAGTACGTGACCACGGAGGACGGCACGGGCATCGTCCACCAGGCCCCGGCCTTTGGTGAGGACGATATGAATACCTGCCAGGCGGAGAATATCCCGATGGTGCTCCCGGTGGACATGGACGGCAAGTTCACCTCCCTGGTGCCGGAGTATGAGGGGCAGTTGGTGTTTGACGCCAATAAGAACATCATCAAGGATCTCAAGGCCACCGGCCGGGTGCTGCGCCACCAGACCATCGTTCACTCCTATCCGCACTCCTGGCGCTCCGGTGAGCCGCTGATCTACATGGCGCTGCCCAGTTGGTTTGTGTCCGTGACCAAGATCCGCGAGCGCATGGTGGAACTCAACCACGAGGGCATCGAGTGGATGCCGGAGCACGTGCGCGACGGGCAATTTGGTAAGTGGTTGGAGGGGGCGCGCGATTGGAATATCTCGCGCTCGCGCTACTGGGGCTCGCCCATTCCGGTGTGGGTCTCCGATAGCGACGAGTACCCGCGCGTGGACGTGTACGGCTCCCTGGACGAGTTGGAGCGAGACTTCGGCGTGCGGCCCACCTCCCTGCACCGCCCCTACATCGACGAGCTGACCCGGCCCAACCCGGACGATCCCACGGGGAAGTCCACCATGCGTCGCGTGCCGGACGTGCTCGACGTGTGGTTTGATTCCGGCTCCATGCCCTTTGCCCAGTTCCACTACCCCTTTGAGAACAAGGAATGGTTTGAATCCCACGCCCCGGCGGACTTCATCGTGGAGTACATCGGGCAGACGCGCGGCTGGTTTTACCTCCTGCATGTGTTGTCCACGGGGCTTTTTGATCGCCCGGCCTTCAAGAAGGTGGTGGCGCACGGCATCGTGCTGGGTGATGACGGGCTGAAGATGTCCAAGTCCAAGGGCAATTACCCGGACGTCAATGAGGTCTTTGACCGCGACGGCTCGGACGCCATGCGGTGGTTCCTGATGAGTTCGCCCATCCTGCGCGGCGGCAACCTCATCGTCACCGAGCGTGGTATCCGCGAGGGCGTGCGCCAGGCGCTGCTGCCGCTGTGGAACGCCTATTCCTTCCTGCAACTGTATTCCTCGCGGCCCGCGCAGTGGTCGGTGGAGTCCACGGACGTGCTGGATCGGTACATTCTGGCCAAGTTGCACGATGTGGTGGCCGGGGTGGAAAGCGCCCTGGACGCCACGGACATCGCCTCTGCCTGCGACCAGGTGCGCTGGTTCTGCGATGCTCTGACCAACTGGTACGTGCGCCGCTCCCGCGAGCGCTTCTGGGCTGGCGATGATGCCCACCCGGAGGCCTTCAATACCCTGTACACGGTGCTGGAGACCATCACCCGCGTGGCGGCCCCCCTGCTGCCCTATGCCAGCGAGGTCATCTGGCGCGGGCTGACGGGGGAGCGCTCGGTGCACCTCACGGATTACCCGCAGGCGGCGGATTTCCCGGCTAACGCCGATCTGGTGGCCGCGATGGACGCGGTGCGCGGGGTGTGCTCGGCGGCGTCGTCGGTACGCAAGGCGCATAAGCTGCGCAACCGCCTGCCGCTGCCCTCGCTGACGGTGGCGATGCCGGGGGCGGATTCCCTGGCGGAGTTCGCCGCGATTATCCGCGACGAGGTGAACGTCAAGGATGTGATCCTCAGCGATGACGTGGACGCGGTGGGGCGCTTCGAGGTGGTGGTCAATGCCAAGGTGGCGGGGCCGCGCCTGGGGCGCGACGTGCAGCGGGTGATCAAGGCCGTGAAGGCCGGGAGCTACGAGCGCGTGGGCGAGACGGTGGTGGCCGATGGCGTGGAACTCACCGCCGAGGAGTTCACGGAGCGCCTGGTGGCCGCGCACCCGGAGTCCACGGCGCGGATCGACGGCCTGGGCGGGTTGGTGTCCCTGGACATGGAGGTCACCGAGGAACTAGAGGCCGAGGGCTGGGCCGCCGATGTGATTCGTGGGCTGCAAGACGCCCGCAAGGCGGAGGACTTTGCGGTGTCCGATCGGATCTCCGTGGTGCTCAGCGTGCCGGAGGAGAAGCGGGAGTGGGCCGCCCGGCACCGCGACCTCATCGCGGGCGAGGTGCTGGCCACGGCCCTGGACATCACCACCGAGGCCCTGGGCGAGGGCGCGCACGAGGTGGTCAAGGGCGTCCGCGCCACGGTGATGTTGAACAACTAG
- a CDS encoding DivIVA domain-containing protein, translated as MPLTPADVHNVAFSKPPIGKRGYNEDEVDQFLDLVEDTLAQLQEENEDLRQRVGELKDSSSSASAGAAASRSTSSSSSVDEAALRREIESKLRSEYEDQLTQAKKATQKAEADIKAAREEADRAKKEAAEAKRASAASSQQAQASAAVETSTDSNVQAAKVLGMAQEMADRLTTEAQMESKSMLDEARQAAEKQISEADRKARTLVADAEKKSEETLAAAHSRAETQVRQAEEKATALKQDAERKHSEIMSTVKQQQTALESRIAELRTFEREYRTRLKTMLQSQLEELESRGSTVTNSES; from the coding sequence ATGCCGCTGACACCAGCAGATGTGCACAACGTAGCCTTTAGCAAGCCGCCGATCGGCAAGCGGGGCTACAACGAGGACGAGGTGGATCAGTTCCTCGATCTGGTGGAGGACACCCTCGCTCAGTTGCAGGAAGAAAACGAGGACCTGCGCCAGCGCGTGGGCGAACTGAAGGATTCTTCCTCCTCCGCTTCTGCCGGGGCTGCGGCTTCCCGCTCCACCTCCTCTTCCTCCTCCGTGGACGAGGCCGCGCTGCGCCGCGAGATCGAGTCCAAGCTGCGTTCCGAGTACGAGGATCAGCTCACCCAGGCTAAGAAGGCCACCCAGAAGGCGGAGGCTGACATCAAGGCCGCTCGCGAGGAGGCCGACCGCGCCAAGAAGGAAGCCGCCGAGGCCAAGCGCGCTTCCGCCGCTTCCTCCCAGCAGGCCCAGGCCTCCGCTGCGGTGGAGACCTCCACGGACTCCAACGTGCAGGCGGCCAAGGTGCTGGGCATGGCTCAGGAGATGGCAGATCGCCTGACCACCGAGGCTCAGATGGAGTCCAAGTCTATGCTGGACGAGGCCCGCCAGGCCGCCGAGAAGCAGATCAGCGAGGCCGACCGCAAGGCCCGGACCCTGGTGGCGGACGCGGAGAAGAAGTCCGAGGAGACCCTCGCCGCTGCCCACTCCCGCGCGGAAACCCAGGTGCGCCAGGCCGAGGAGAAGGCCACCGCCCTCAAGCAGGACGCGGAGCGCAAGCACTCCGAGATCATGTCCACGGTCAAGCAGCAGCAGACCGCCCTGGAATCCCGCATCGCGGAGCTGCGCACCTTTGAGCGCGAGTACCGCACCCGCCTCAAGACCATGCTCCAGAGCCAGTTGGAGGAGTTGGAGTCCCGTGGTTCCACGGTGACCAACTCGGAGAGCTAA
- a CDS encoding YggT family protein, with product MTDLGFILLILLRIFILLLIVRIVIEMIQSFSRSFRPPRAFYLVAEPIFRVTDPPLKFLRRLIPPLNMGGVALDLSVIVLFLICSLLWQLIWMTFI from the coding sequence GTGACTGACCTTGGCTTCATACTCTTGATCCTGCTGCGGATCTTTATCCTGTTGCTCATCGTGCGCATCGTGATTGAAATGATCCAGTCCTTCTCCCGGAGTTTCCGCCCGCCACGGGCCTTTTACCTGGTGGCGGAGCCGATCTTCCGGGTTACCGATCCTCCCCTGAAGTTTCTGCGGCGGTTGATTCCGCCGCTGAATATGGGTGGGGTGGCCCTGGATCTCTCGGTGATCGTGTTGTTCTTGATCTGCTCGCTGCTGTGGCAGCTGATTTGGATGACTTTCATCTGA
- a CDS encoding cell division protein SepF — MSIIKNAKEFFGLAPADAYHDDAYYGEDVHYESQGSTAYQPRREPGYEYGPDYGRERGAAAPAPAPSRHEPVSRGNVERAGSVAAGPYVPAVVPVRLTSFTQSAEVGEPFRDGDAVVFDLSGMDIDEAKRVLDFASGLCFALRGQMKKLVPRVFAIVPDGASISTRELEDAARLR, encoded by the coding sequence ATGTCGATCATCAAGAATGCCAAGGAGTTCTTCGGCCTGGCGCCGGCGGACGCCTACCACGACGACGCCTACTACGGTGAGGACGTCCACTACGAGTCGCAGGGCAGCACCGCCTACCAGCCCCGCCGCGAGCCGGGCTACGAGTACGGTCCGGACTACGGCCGCGAGCGGGGCGCTGCTGCCCCGGCCCCCGCGCCCAGCCGCCACGAGCCGGTCAGCCGGGGGAACGTGGAGCGCGCGGGCAGCGTGGCGGCGGGGCCGTATGTGCCGGCCGTGGTGCCGGTGCGGCTGACCTCCTTCACCCAGTCCGCCGAGGTGGGGGAGCCCTTCCGCGATGGCGATGCCGTGGTGTTTGATCTCAGCGGAATGGACATCGACGAGGCTAAGCGCGTGCTCGACTTCGCCTCGGGCCTGTGCTTTGCGTTGCGGGGTCAGATGAAGAAGCTGGTTCCCCGCGTCTTTGCCATCGTCCCCGATGGTGCCTCCATCTCCACCCGGGAGTTGGAGGACGCCGCCCGCCTGCGCTAG
- a CDS encoding YggS family pyridoxal phosphate-dependent enzyme, with protein MRERSEELQQNLRRVRERITRAVEAAGRTPEDITLLPVTKFHPASDIALLAELGVREVGENREQEARAKAEELPSVQFHMIGQVQTKKANSVARWATSVHSVDSLKLVAALDRGAGRALERGERARPLDCFVQWSADGDTQRGGATEVGPLIDALVAAEHLRPAGIMCVPPVGSDPAEVFARAQRLRAEQQERLGSGLLLSAGMSGDMSEAIAAGTDIVRVGTGIMGARPLA; from the coding sequence GTGAGGGAACGCAGCGAGGAATTACAGCAAAACCTGCGGCGGGTGCGCGAGCGGATCACCCGGGCCGTGGAGGCCGCCGGGCGTACCCCGGAGGACATCACCCTGCTGCCGGTGACCAAGTTCCACCCGGCCAGCGATATTGCGCTGCTCGCGGAGTTGGGCGTGCGCGAGGTGGGCGAAAACCGGGAGCAGGAGGCTCGCGCCAAGGCGGAGGAATTGCCGAGTGTGCAATTTCACATGATCGGGCAGGTGCAGACAAAAAAGGCCAATTCCGTGGCGCGCTGGGCCACGAGCGTGCACTCGGTGGATTCCCTCAAACTCGTGGCCGCCCTGGATCGCGGCGCGGGGCGGGCCTTGGAACGCGGCGAGCGCGCGCGGCCGCTGGACTGCTTTGTGCAGTGGAGCGCGGACGGGGACACCCAGCGCGGAGGGGCCACGGAGGTGGGGCCGCTTATCGACGCCCTGGTGGCCGCCGAGCACCTGCGACCTGCGGGAATCATGTGCGTGCCGCCGGTGGGCAGCGACCCCGCCGAGGTATTCGCCCGCGCGCAGCGCCTCCGCGCGGAGCAGCAGGAGCGCCTGGGGAGTGGTCTGCTCCTATCCGCCGGAATGTCCGGGGACATGAGCGAGGCCATTGCGGCGGGAACGGATATTGTGCGTGTCGGAACGGGGATCATGGGCGCGCGCCCGTTAGCCTGA